In Streptomyces nojiriensis, one genomic interval encodes:
- a CDS encoding proline racemase family protein, translating to MITVRTVDYHTAGEPFRIADCALDGMPPVPGDTVAERCATVIGPGGSGTAPRRGALDDVRRLLVQEPRGHAGMYGGFVVPADDDGAHFGVLFWHKDGYSTACGHGTMALGVWAVDTGRVAAPDDGDAPVRIDVPSGRVTATVHRGGGRTTGVTFRNVPARVGARKVPVATSFGLAEVDIAHAGACYAAVRARDLGLDVNRAALPALVRAGQEIRAALATHPATWHPDGPLLSGVYGVILHEERPDTPFGPHQRNVTVFADGQVDRSPCGSGTSARLALLAEDGRLGPGEDLLHESVTGTVFTGRMLDGGVTEVTGTAHRTGEHAFVADPHDALGTGFLL from the coding sequence GTGATCACCGTCCGCACGGTGGACTACCACACCGCCGGCGAGCCCTTCCGGATCGCCGACTGCGCCCTGGACGGCATGCCGCCGGTCCCCGGGGACACCGTCGCCGAGCGCTGCGCCACCGTCATCGGCCCCGGCGGCTCCGGGACGGCCCCGCGCCGGGGCGCGCTGGACGACGTACGGCGCCTGCTCGTGCAGGAGCCGCGCGGGCACGCCGGGATGTACGGGGGGTTCGTGGTCCCGGCCGACGACGACGGCGCCCACTTCGGGGTGCTGTTCTGGCACAAGGACGGCTACTCCACCGCCTGCGGCCACGGCACCATGGCCCTCGGGGTCTGGGCCGTGGACACCGGCCGGGTCGCGGCCCCGGACGACGGGGACGCCCCGGTGCGCATCGACGTACCGTCGGGGCGGGTCACCGCCACCGTCCACCGCGGCGGGGGCCGCACCACCGGGGTCACCTTCCGCAACGTCCCGGCCCGGGTCGGCGCCCGCAAGGTGCCCGTCGCCACCTCGTTCGGGCTGGCCGAGGTGGACATCGCGCACGCCGGGGCCTGTTACGCCGCCGTCCGCGCCCGCGACCTCGGCCTGGACGTCAACCGGGCCGCGCTGCCCGCCCTGGTGCGGGCCGGGCAGGAGATCCGGGCGGCGCTGGCCACCCATCCCGCCACCTGGCACCCGGACGGCCCGCTGCTCTCCGGGGTCTACGGGGTGATCCTCCACGAGGAACGGCCCGACACCCCCTTCGGGCCGCACCAGCGCAACGTCACGGTCTTCGCCGACGGGCAGGTCGACCGCTCGCCCTGCGGCTCCGGCACCTCGGCGCGGCTCGCGCTGCTCGCCGAGGACGGGCGGCTCGGCCCGGGCGAGGACCTGCTGCACGAGTCGGTCACGGGCACGGTGTTCACCGGGCGGATGCTGGACGGCGGGGTCACCGAGGTCACCGGCACCGCCCACCGCACCGGCGAACACGCCTTCGTGGCGGACCCGCACGACGCGCTCGGCACCGGATTCCTCCTGTGA
- a CDS encoding ornithine cyclodeaminase family protein, translating to MAALLTPAAAADALAAALLGGLDPESCPPRSAIDVPGGGELLLMPAASGSYAGVKIAGVAPGNPARGLPRITGSYLLLDGPTLRPLALLDGAALTTLRTPAVSALALRHLAPAGRPLRLVLFGSGPQAYGHLEAALSVRELAEVVVVARDLGGAERLAAYARTLGPAARTGTPKDVADADLVICCTTAREPLFDGHLVGPGATVVAVGSHEPTARETDTALVRRAAVYVESRAAALREAGDLLVPEAEGAIGPGHITGTLADLVGGRMPAGGPRSCPQLFKSVGMAWEDLAVAVALFEAAGV from the coding sequence ATGGCCGCCCTGCTCACCCCGGCGGCGGCCGCCGACGCCCTGGCCGCCGCCCTGCTCGGCGGCCTCGATCCGGAGAGCTGCCCGCCGCGTTCCGCGATCGACGTGCCCGGCGGGGGCGAACTGCTGCTGATGCCGGCCGCGTCCGGCTCGTACGCCGGGGTGAAGATCGCCGGGGTCGCGCCCGGGAACCCGGCCCGCGGGCTGCCCCGGATCACGGGCTCCTACCTCCTCCTGGACGGGCCCACCCTGCGCCCGCTGGCCCTGCTCGACGGTGCGGCGCTGACCACCCTGCGCACCCCGGCGGTCTCCGCCCTCGCGCTGCGCCACCTGGCGCCCGCCGGGCGGCCGCTGCGCCTGGTGCTCTTCGGGTCGGGGCCGCAGGCGTACGGGCATCTGGAAGCGGCCCTGTCCGTGCGGGAGTTGGCCGAGGTGGTGGTGGTCGCCCGCGACCTCGGGGGTGCGGAGCGGCTCGCCGCGTACGCACGCACCCTGGGCCCGGCCGCCCGGACCGGCACCCCGAAGGACGTGGCCGACGCCGACCTGGTGATCTGCTGCACCACGGCCCGCGAACCGCTCTTCGACGGGCACCTGGTCGGGCCGGGCGCCACCGTCGTCGCCGTCGGCTCGCACGAGCCGACGGCCCGGGAGACGGACACCGCCCTCGTGCGACGGGCGGCGGTGTACGTGGAGTCCCGGGCGGCGGCCCTGCGCGAGGCGGGGGACCTCCTGGTCCCGGAGGCCGAGGGGGCCATCGGGCCCGGTCACATCACCGGCACCCTCGCCGACCTGGTGGGCGGCCGGATGCCGGCGGGCGGGCCGCGGAGTTGTCCACAGCTCTTCAAGAGTGTGGGCATGGCCTGGGAAGATCTCGCTGTGGCGGTCGCGCTGTTCGAGGCCGCCGGAGTGTGA
- a CDS encoding GntR family transcriptional regulator: MGDLKQHSLIKAQERLRDQVGHALRAALIAGELRPGSVYSAPGLAAELGVSATPVREAMLDLAREGLVEPVRNKGFRITEVSERDLDQFTELRTMIEVPTIGRITKIATAEQLEALRPVAEEIVTSAREHNLIGYLEADRRFHLSLLALAGNDRLVETVGDLRKRSRLYGLTGLDEAGKLVSSAEEHIELLDLMLSGDAEAAQECMLRHLGHVRSLWAQGRDEPVGRVPGGLGSGL; the protein is encoded by the coding sequence ATGGGTGACCTGAAGCAGCACAGTCTCATCAAGGCCCAGGAGCGCCTCCGCGACCAGGTCGGCCACGCCCTGCGAGCCGCGCTGATAGCGGGTGAGCTGCGCCCCGGGAGCGTCTACTCCGCACCGGGCCTGGCGGCCGAACTCGGCGTCTCGGCCACCCCCGTCCGCGAGGCCATGCTCGACCTGGCCCGGGAAGGACTGGTCGAGCCGGTCCGCAACAAGGGCTTCCGGATCACCGAGGTCAGCGAACGCGACCTGGACCAGTTCACCGAACTGCGCACGATGATCGAGGTGCCGACCATCGGCCGGATCACGAAGATCGCCACAGCCGAGCAGCTGGAGGCGCTGCGCCCCGTCGCCGAGGAGATCGTCACCAGCGCGCGCGAGCACAACCTCATCGGCTATCTGGAGGCCGACCGCCGGTTCCACCTCTCCCTGTTGGCCCTCGCGGGCAACGACCGGCTGGTGGAGACGGTCGGCGACCTGCGCAAGCGGTCCCGGCTCTACGGCCTGACCGGCCTCGACGAGGCCGGCAAGCTGGTCTCCTCCGCGGAGGAGCACATCGAGCTGCTCGACCTGATGCTGAGCGGCGACGCCGAGGCGGCGCAGGAGTGCATGCTGCGCCACCTCGGCCACGTCCGCTCCCTGTGGGCCCAGGGTCGCGACGAACCGGTCGGCCGCGTCCCCGGAGGCCTCGGCTCCGGCCTTTAG
- a CDS encoding CHAT domain-containing protein, producing MKGLPFQLEIIEADTNWIVSCASEYGEALIRVPAPYSENELQSALSRVEISLAKSYSPVVVRGAPVSERPVREFGERLTEAIFRDDIFVLFDRWRSSAARTQENPLRILLRTNGPHVAHIPWEFLVDPSRDDYLALRVPVVRYLRLMDPVPPLPLTLPLRVLGISAQPHDLPVLEGAREVQQVSQALQRCSSESVDVHWLPGDKWQDLAKELRFGSWHVLHCVSHGGFDEERNAGYIQLSGADGSARKIYASDFERLIADSPNLRLIVLNSCESAVSGSEDVFAGTAANLVRAGVPAVVAMQYEITDKAALVFASSFYERIAEGMPVDRAVTLAREDVKMDLDSLEWATPVLFLASDETRIFSVPKTPQGPQRPPPQTPTVRPPPPPEPPPPARPPLLSQSFLLADIGPCSHLALGPANLLAAACRDGAVRVLNAVDGGVVRQCMPVQRENPVQVAWGPWRRNVASRHNDGTVVVWDLRTETPARVMNVGEEGGALAFSADGHWLAVTVKDRVYVYNAWGARVRDLPARSGKEPKVWQRMGGRGSLGPLAFAPGDRHVVVATGDGMVRQLDVRGKPVATWRHPQPVRCLAVTAKALATGCADGRVRLWSWDGRLLRQTEHGRQPSHLVFATDFPALAMSDDDGTVTLCDLKTGELTVVAELMHQLAGLAFLEGGKGLVTGTRAGRIARWSLPRRPQ from the coding sequence ATGAAAGGTCTCCCATTCCAGCTCGAAATCATTGAAGCCGACACCAACTGGATCGTGTCGTGTGCTTCCGAGTACGGTGAAGCGCTGATCCGCGTCCCGGCACCCTATTCCGAGAACGAGCTCCAGTCTGCGCTCTCCCGGGTGGAGATTTCGCTGGCCAAGTCGTACAGTCCCGTGGTCGTTCGGGGTGCGCCCGTATCGGAAAGACCCGTCAGGGAATTCGGGGAACGCCTCACCGAAGCGATATTCCGGGATGACATATTCGTCCTGTTCGACCGGTGGCGCAGCAGCGCCGCCCGCACGCAGGAAAATCCGTTGCGCATCCTGCTGCGGACCAACGGCCCGCATGTCGCCCACATCCCGTGGGAATTTCTCGTCGATCCTTCCCGGGACGACTATCTCGCGCTTCGCGTCCCCGTTGTCCGGTATTTGCGGCTGATGGACCCGGTGCCCCCGCTGCCTCTGACTCTTCCGTTGCGCGTGCTGGGAATTTCGGCACAGCCGCACGATCTGCCCGTACTCGAGGGGGCCCGGGAAGTGCAGCAGGTTTCGCAGGCGCTCCAGCGCTGCAGCTCCGAGAGTGTGGACGTCCACTGGCTTCCCGGGGATAAATGGCAAGACCTGGCGAAGGAGCTTCGATTCGGATCGTGGCACGTCCTCCACTGCGTCAGCCACGGAGGGTTCGACGAGGAAAGAAACGCGGGATACATTCAGCTCTCGGGTGCCGACGGATCGGCAAGGAAGATATATGCGAGCGACTTCGAGCGGTTGATCGCGGACAGTCCCAATCTGCGTCTCATCGTGCTGAATTCCTGTGAGTCCGCGGTCAGCGGATCCGAGGATGTGTTCGCGGGTACGGCCGCCAACCTCGTACGCGCCGGCGTGCCGGCCGTGGTCGCCATGCAGTACGAGATCACCGACAAGGCAGCCCTCGTCTTCGCCTCCTCCTTCTACGAGCGGATCGCCGAGGGAATGCCGGTCGACCGAGCGGTGACCCTGGCCCGTGAGGACGTGAAGATGGATCTGGACAGCCTGGAGTGGGCCACACCCGTGCTGTTCCTGGCATCCGACGAGACCCGGATCTTCTCGGTGCCGAAGACACCGCAGGGCCCGCAGCGTCCGCCACCGCAGACGCCCACCGTCCGGCCGCCCCCTCCGCCCGAACCGCCGCCTCCCGCTCGGCCGCCCCTCCTCTCCCAGAGCTTCCTGCTCGCCGACATCGGCCCGTGCAGCCACCTGGCACTGGGGCCCGCGAACCTCCTTGCGGCTGCCTGCCGCGACGGTGCCGTCCGGGTCCTGAACGCAGTCGACGGCGGAGTGGTCAGACAGTGCATGCCCGTGCAGCGCGAGAACCCGGTACAAGTGGCCTGGGGTCCCTGGCGGCGGAACGTGGCCAGCCGGCACAACGACGGCACCGTCGTCGTCTGGGACCTCCGGACCGAGACGCCGGCACGTGTGATGAACGTGGGCGAAGAGGGCGGTGCCCTCGCGTTCAGTGCGGACGGTCACTGGCTGGCGGTGACCGTCAAAGACCGCGTCTACGTCTACAACGCGTGGGGTGCCCGGGTGCGGGATCTGCCCGCACGGTCGGGGAAGGAGCCGAAGGTCTGGCAGCGAATGGGCGGGCGCGGCAGTCTCGGTCCCCTTGCCTTCGCGCCGGGTGACCGGCACGTCGTGGTCGCGACCGGTGACGGCATGGTGCGGCAGCTGGACGTGCGGGGAAAGCCGGTGGCGACCTGGCGGCACCCGCAGCCCGTGCGATGTCTGGCCGTCACGGCGAAGGCGCTCGCCACCGGATGCGCCGATGGCAGGGTGCGTCTGTGGTCCTGGGACGGTCGTCTCCTGCGGCAGACGGAGCACGGCCGACAGCCTTCCCACCTGGTCTTCGCCACCGACTTCCCGGCACTCGCCATGTCCGACGACGACGGCACGGTGACCCTGTGCGATCTGAAGACCGGTGAGCTGACCGTCGTGGCGGAACTGATGCACCAGCTGGCAGGGCTGGCGTTCCTCGAAGGCGGCAAGGGGCTGGTGACCGGCACCCGAGCGGGACGCATCGCGCGCTGGTCGCTGCCCCGCCGCCCGCAATAG
- a CDS encoding CD225/dispanin family protein, producing the protein MTGAILVTLFCFLPTGIAAIVFASQVSEKWKAGDAVGAAESARKARLWVIVSVVAGCLMWLLLIVIGLAADTSTTT; encoded by the coding sequence TTGACCGGCGCCATCCTCGTCACGCTCTTCTGCTTCCTGCCGACGGGAATCGCCGCCATCGTCTTCGCCTCGCAGGTCTCGGAGAAGTGGAAGGCGGGTGATGCCGTGGGTGCCGCCGAATCGGCACGGAAGGCGAGGCTCTGGGTGATCGTGAGTGTGGTCGCCGGTTGCCTCATGTGGCTGCTCCTCATCGTCATCGGCCTGGCGGCCGACACGAGCACCACCACGTAG
- a CDS encoding DUF2752 domain-containing protein → MNRLRLLALRLVPRAPTPKRVRDAWLAAGVFAAVAVVVGRADPARPGRFPSCPFRALTGFDCPGCGSLRALYQLLHAHVAAAADYNLLLVAVLPCAASVWLRVVTGRATRRTAPPWWGPRAILVVIALWTVVRNLPVLGGALAA, encoded by the coding sequence GTGAACAGGCTGCGCCTCCTGGCCCTCCGCCTCGTTCCGCGTGCCCCCACGCCGAAGCGCGTCCGCGACGCCTGGCTCGCCGCCGGCGTTTTCGCAGCGGTCGCCGTTGTCGTGGGACGCGCGGATCCCGCACGCCCCGGCCGGTTCCCCAGCTGCCCGTTCCGCGCTCTCACGGGCTTCGACTGCCCGGGCTGTGGCAGCCTGCGCGCTCTGTACCAGCTGCTTCACGCCCATGTGGCGGCCGCGGCGGACTACAACCTGCTGCTGGTCGCGGTACTGCCGTGCGCCGCCTCCGTGTGGCTGCGCGTCGTCACCGGCAGGGCCACTCGGCGCACTGCCCCTCCCTGGTGGGGGCCGCGTGCGATCCTCGTCGTGATCGCGCTGTGGACAGTGGTGCGAAATCTCCCCGTCCTCGGCGGAGCGCTGGCAGCCTGA
- a CDS encoding bifunctional metallophosphatase/5'-nucleotidase: MGAVAATFALGVPARATADARDAATAAEYVDVQLLDITDLHGYLQGAPGSNSVIVGNGGRSYTVGGVAYMAAHLERLREGHPNSLFFTPGDAFSGWEFDAAAFADEPTIEALNRMGLDFATAGNHEFDKSPAMLRRHMEQGVPFPVEGRDTSFTDSSGLRFHGADFRYYSANLVRGQDGTTVLPAYNIERVPTADGRELPIGFIHLTAVGSERFPGSYQPGLATLDEVATADRYAALLKSQGVNAIVLSLHDGAVAGGDFNSGADPSGPALDLALRVSPDIDAIVTGHWHTRFNMMVPDPNGVPRPFVEAGCYGQVINEINLRLDPLTGRVVRELTVSTNHPNTRDITPHPELQEVVTYWAGQAAARDRSPVGRQTGSFLRTRNTAGESTMGNLAADWALWAGGRPTDPENDANIHPNVPAQLAVVAAAPRVGQAVIAGDLVLNAASGGTVTFGSAWRAIGFGDPIVSAWVTGQRIHDALEEQWTTAESGELRFAPLAVSRNVRYSFDARGPVGDRVDPADVIIDGVPLDLGRSYRLAAPSYTLLASDGYPALSEFQEPYRHQRDFESFVAYVRETAVLAPQPRGRVTAANASAAAADVGAVVDPPVLLLPDGTPVPRPEAAIISADRPLPARGGARPPC; encoded by the coding sequence ATGGGGGCCGTGGCGGCCACCTTCGCGCTCGGGGTCCCCGCACGGGCCACCGCCGATGCCCGGGACGCCGCCACCGCCGCCGAGTACGTCGACGTCCAGCTCCTCGACATCACCGACCTGCACGGCTATCTGCAGGGCGCACCCGGCAGCAACTCCGTCATCGTCGGCAACGGCGGCCGCAGCTACACCGTCGGCGGCGTCGCGTACATGGCCGCGCACCTCGAACGGCTCCGCGAGGGGCACCCAAACTCCCTGTTCTTCACCCCCGGAGACGCCTTCTCCGGCTGGGAGTTCGACGCCGCGGCCTTCGCCGACGAGCCGACGATCGAGGCCCTCAACCGTATGGGGCTCGACTTCGCGACGGCCGGCAACCACGAGTTCGACAAGTCGCCCGCCATGCTCCGGCGCCACATGGAGCAGGGCGTCCCGTTCCCGGTCGAGGGCCGCGACACCTCCTTCACCGACTCCTCCGGCCTGCGCTTCCACGGCGCCGACTTCCGCTACTACAGCGCCAACCTCGTCCGGGGCCAGGACGGTACGACGGTCCTGCCCGCCTACAACATCGAGCGGGTGCCCACCGCCGACGGCCGGGAGCTGCCCATCGGGTTCATCCACCTCACCGCCGTGGGCAGCGAACGCTTCCCCGGCTCCTACCAGCCGGGCCTCGCCACCCTCGACGAGGTCGCCACCGCCGACCGCTACGCGGCACTGCTCAAGAGCCAGGGCGTGAACGCGATCGTGCTCAGCCTGCACGACGGGGCGGTGGCGGGAGGCGACTTCAACAGCGGCGCCGACCCCTCGGGGCCGGCCCTCGACCTCGCGCTGCGGGTCTCCCCGGACATCGACGCGATCGTCACCGGGCACTGGCACACCCGGTTCAACATGATGGTCCCCGACCCGAACGGCGTCCCCCGCCCGTTCGTCGAGGCGGGCTGCTACGGCCAGGTCATCAACGAGATCAACCTGCGGCTCGACCCGCTCACCGGCCGGGTGGTCCGGGAGCTGACCGTGTCCACCAACCACCCCAACACCCGCGACATCACCCCTCATCCGGAGCTGCAGGAGGTCGTCACCTACTGGGCGGGGCAGGCGGCCGCACGCGACCGGAGCCCGGTCGGGCGGCAGACCGGCTCGTTCCTGCGCACCCGGAACACGGCGGGCGAGAGCACCATGGGCAACCTGGCCGCCGACTGGGCGCTGTGGGCGGGCGGCAGGCCCACCGATCCCGAGAACGACGCCAACATCCACCCCAACGTCCCGGCCCAGCTCGCCGTGGTCGCCGCGGCGCCCCGGGTCGGCCAGGCGGTGATCGCCGGGGACCTCGTCCTCAACGCGGCGTCGGGCGGCACCGTCACCTTCGGCAGCGCCTGGCGGGCCATCGGGTTCGGCGATCCGATCGTCAGCGCGTGGGTGACCGGGCAGCGGATCCACGACGCGCTGGAGGAGCAGTGGACGACGGCGGAGAGCGGCGAACTGCGCTTCGCTCCCCTCGCCGTATCCCGGAACGTGCGCTACAGCTTCGACGCCCGGGGACCGGTCGGGGACCGGGTGGATCCCGCGGACGTCATCATCGACGGCGTCCCGCTGGACCTCGGCCGCAGCTACCGGCTCGCGGCCCCTTCGTACACGCTCCTCGCGAGCGACGGGTACCCGGCCCTCTCCGAGTTCCAGGAGCCGTACCGGCACCAGCGGGACTTCGAGAGCTTCGTGGCGTACGTGCGGGAGACGGCCGTGCTGGCCCCGCAGCCCAGGGGGCGGGTCACGGCGGCGAACGCGAGCGCCGCGGCGGCCGACGTGGGCGCCGTGGTGGACCCGCCGGTGCTGCTCCTGCCCGACGGGACCCCGGTACCGCGCCCGGAGGCGGCGATCATCTCGGCGGACCGGCCACTGCCGGCCCGCGGCGGCGCCCGCCCGCCCTGCTGA
- a CDS encoding ABC transporter substrate-binding protein: MTKRTQLALATALVAALALGASGCSDTKKGKDGATGVNPAAANDGKILGGTPVKGGTLTVLSNQDFAHLDPARNWTMPTMDFGTRLLYRTLVTFKAEPGKAGSELVPDLATDLGTPSNGGRTWTFTLKEGVKYEDGTPVKAQDVKYNVERSFSPDLTGGPDYAAQYLAGTEGYKGPLQGQHLDSVKTPDDRTIVFELKRPVAEFSATATLPTFAPVPPSQEKGTQYDARPFSSGPYKIESYDRDKKLVLVRNEHWDPGTDTVRKAYPDRFVVVMGLKGGQIDDRIIAGEGADASTVQYADMRPESAPKVLPKPDIKARLLAESQGCTEMLHLNNSRAPFDDPKVREAMQYAVDKEAVITAGGGPALNEIATAYLPPALSGGKQADVLKIAPAGDPAKAKELLKAAGKETLKVSLAVSTGDKGKAEAIQQGLSRAGIEVVIDTVDPGAYYDVIGDLSTTPDMTLTGWCPDYPSGSTWIPFVFDGRTIKEKGNQGNYSQFRDEATMKRIDEINAMADAKEANQAWIDLDAALMAKSPNVPLLLERKPLLVGTNIAGAFGHPVWTGTIDYGTVGLKDPSKSQG, translated from the coding sequence ATGACCAAGCGCACCCAACTCGCCCTCGCCACCGCCCTGGTGGCGGCTCTCGCACTCGGCGCCTCGGGCTGCTCCGACACCAAGAAGGGCAAGGACGGCGCCACCGGGGTGAACCCCGCCGCAGCCAACGACGGCAAGATCCTCGGCGGGACCCCGGTCAAGGGCGGCACCCTCACGGTCCTGTCCAACCAGGACTTCGCGCACCTCGACCCCGCCCGCAACTGGACCATGCCGACCATGGACTTCGGCACCCGGCTGCTCTACCGCACGCTCGTCACCTTCAAGGCCGAGCCCGGCAAGGCCGGCAGCGAGCTGGTCCCCGACCTCGCCACCGACCTCGGCACCCCCTCCAACGGCGGCCGCACCTGGACCTTCACCCTCAAGGAGGGCGTGAAGTACGAGGACGGCACGCCGGTCAAGGCCCAGGACGTCAAGTACAACGTCGAGCGCTCCTTCAGCCCCGACCTCACCGGCGGCCCCGACTACGCCGCCCAGTACCTGGCCGGGACCGAGGGCTACAAGGGCCCGCTCCAGGGGCAGCACCTGGACTCCGTCAAGACGCCCGACGACCGCACGATCGTCTTCGAACTGAAGCGCCCGGTCGCCGAGTTCTCCGCGACCGCCACGCTGCCGACCTTCGCCCCCGTGCCCCCGTCCCAGGAGAAGGGCACCCAGTACGACGCCCGCCCGTTCTCCTCCGGCCCGTACAAGATCGAGTCGTACGACCGGGACAAGAAGCTGGTCCTGGTCCGCAACGAGCACTGGGACCCGGGGACCGACACCGTCCGCAAGGCCTACCCGGACCGCTTCGTGGTGGTCATGGGCCTCAAGGGCGGCCAGATCGACGACCGGATCATCGCCGGCGAAGGCGCCGACGCCTCCACCGTCCAGTACGCCGACATGCGCCCCGAAAGCGCCCCCAAGGTGCTCCCCAAGCCCGACATCAAGGCCCGGCTGCTCGCCGAGTCCCAGGGCTGCACGGAAATGCTGCACCTGAACAACTCCCGCGCCCCCTTCGACGACCCGAAGGTCCGCGAGGCCATGCAGTACGCCGTCGACAAGGAGGCCGTCATCACCGCGGGCGGCGGCCCGGCCCTCAACGAGATCGCCACCGCCTACCTGCCCCCGGCCCTCTCCGGCGGCAAGCAGGCCGACGTCCTGAAGATCGCCCCGGCCGGTGACCCGGCCAAGGCCAAGGAACTCCTCAAGGCCGCCGGCAAGGAGACCCTGAAGGTGTCCCTCGCCGTCTCCACCGGCGACAAGGGCAAGGCCGAGGCCATCCAGCAGGGCCTGTCCCGCGCCGGCATCGAGGTCGTCATCGACACCGTCGACCCGGGCGCCTACTACGACGTCATCGGCGACCTCTCCACCACCCCCGACATGACCCTCACCGGCTGGTGCCCCGACTATCCCTCCGGCTCCACCTGGATCCCGTTCGTCTTCGACGGCCGCACCATCAAGGAGAAGGGCAACCAGGGCAACTACAGCCAGTTCCGCGACGAGGCGACCATGAAGCGGATCGACGAGATCAACGCCATGGCCGACGCCAAGGAGGCCAACCAGGCCTGGATCGACCTCGACGCCGCCCTGATGGCCAAGTCCCCGAACGTCCCGCTCCTCCTGGAGCGCAAGCCGCTCCTCGTCGGCACCAACATCGCTGGCGCCTTCGGCCACCCGGTGTGGACGGGCACCATCGACTACGGGACCGTCGGCCTCAAGGACCCCTCGAAGAGCCAGGGCTGA
- a CDS encoding ABC transporter permease: MTTTAPVPDGRAPLAPDGTAAPDAAAVRPAAAPGSSPWQLARRELRGRPAVRVSLCVVLLFVLMAVSAPWLGALGGWSPNEFDKTAIDPYLGGQPLGTLGGISPEHWLGVEPVTGRDLFARVINGAQVSLLIAFAATAIVVVAGTAAGIAAGYFGGRTDTILSRLMDLTMSFPSLIFMIAMLSVAKDVNRIALMTTVIGVFGWPGVARVVRGQTLSLKHREYVDAARVGGSGPWRILTRDILPGVSGPVIAYTTLLIPGMISTEAALSYLGVGVRPPTPSWGQMIAESVAYYETDPMYFVIPSVFLFLAVLAFTLLGDALRDILDPRGGRS; the protein is encoded by the coding sequence ATGACCACCACAGCACCGGTCCCGGACGGCCGGGCCCCCCTGGCCCCCGACGGCACCGCGGCCCCGGACGCCGCCGCGGTCCGGCCCGCGGCGGCGCCCGGCAGCAGCCCCTGGCAGCTCGCCCGGCGGGAACTCCGCGGCCGCCCCGCCGTCCGCGTCAGCCTCTGCGTCGTCCTCCTCTTCGTCCTCATGGCCGTGAGCGCCCCCTGGCTGGGCGCCCTCGGCGGCTGGTCCCCGAACGAGTTCGACAAGACCGCCATCGACCCCTACCTCGGGGGACAGCCGCTCGGCACCCTCGGCGGGATCAGCCCCGAGCACTGGCTCGGAGTCGAACCCGTCACCGGCCGCGACCTGTTCGCCCGCGTGATCAACGGCGCGCAGGTCTCCCTCCTGATCGCCTTCGCCGCCACCGCCATCGTGGTGGTCGCCGGCACCGCCGCCGGGATCGCCGCCGGCTACTTCGGCGGCCGCACCGACACGATCCTGTCCCGGCTCATGGACCTGACCATGTCCTTCCCCTCGCTGATCTTCATGATCGCGATGCTGTCCGTGGCCAAGGACGTCAACCGGATCGCCCTGATGACCACCGTCATCGGGGTCTTCGGCTGGCCCGGCGTCGCCCGCGTGGTCCGCGGCCAGACCCTCTCCCTCAAACACCGCGAGTACGTCGACGCCGCCCGCGTGGGCGGCTCCGGCCCCTGGCGGATCCTGACCCGCGACATCCTCCCGGGCGTCTCGGGCCCGGTCATCGCCTACACCACCCTGCTGATCCCCGGAATGATCAGCACCGAGGCCGCCCTCAGCTACCTCGGCGTCGGCGTCCGCCCGCCCACCCCCTCCTGGGGCCAGATGATCGCCGAGTCCGTGGCCTACTACGAGACCGACCCCATGTACTTCGTCATCCCCAGCGTCTTCCTCTTCCTCGCCGTACTCGCCTTCACCCTGCTCGGCGACGCCCTGCGCGACATCCTCGACCCGAGGGGCGGCCGCAGTTGA